From one Bacteroides fragilis NCTC 9343 genomic stretch:
- a CDS encoding FimB/Mfa2 family fimbrial subunit: MSDKFQTFCFSHSGSWFLPFLWLSLLAGLSACSWTGDDRSDCPSGFRIRLQPALHAQIQPDSGTGVITDEIDTLSLYVFDAQGQFVCLHTENRQSLTENDYIITLPLEYKDGDVYELVFWAGGDNRHYRMPQLTPGSSTRDELTLRLERDGDGRQDDELGHLWYGHLRLSRIQPSELTSVSVPMLKDSNRFVITLHDTSGQGLDADDYDFTLLADNGRMNADNEVMTGDRVTYAAYHTESASETEPAATRTGEVSLARARLNTLRLLADQEARLVVTDRVSGQKVVDVDLTRYLLMTRPLFEESNGVELSDQDYLDYEDRFNVIFYLTPMGKLEALNINGWIIRLNDAQL, from the coding sequence ATGTCCGATAAGTTTCAGACTTTCTGTTTTTCCCATTCCGGCAGTTGGTTTCTGCCGTTCTTGTGGCTTTCGTTGTTGGCGGGCTTATCTGCCTGCTCGTGGACCGGGGACGACCGTAGCGACTGTCCCAGTGGTTTCCGTATTCGTCTTCAGCCTGCATTGCATGCACAGATACAGCCTGACAGCGGGACAGGCGTCATCACCGACGAGATCGACACACTGTCCCTTTACGTGTTCGACGCACAGGGACAGTTTGTCTGCCTGCACACAGAGAACAGGCAATCGCTGACTGAAAACGATTATATCATTACCCTGCCGCTGGAATATAAAGACGGAGACGTTTACGAACTGGTGTTCTGGGCGGGAGGGGACAACCGGCATTACCGGATGCCGCAACTCACACCGGGCAGTTCGACCCGTGACGAGCTGACCCTCCGGCTGGAACGTGACGGAGACGGACGTCAGGATGACGAATTGGGGCACTTGTGGTACGGTCATCTCCGGTTGAGCCGGATACAGCCTTCGGAACTGACATCGGTCAGCGTGCCGATGTTGAAGGACAGCAACCGGTTCGTCATTACCTTGCACGATACGTCGGGGCAGGGGCTGGACGCCGATGATTACGACTTTACGCTGTTGGCGGATAACGGCCGGATGAATGCCGACAACGAAGTGATGACGGGCGACCGGGTGACTTATGCCGCCTATCATACCGAGTCCGCTTCCGAAACGGAACCGGCCGCCACCCGTACGGGAGAAGTCAGCCTGGCGCGTGCCCGCTTGAACACACTGCGCTTACTGGCGGATCAGGAGGCCCGTCTGGTGGTGACGGACCGTGTCTCGGGGCAGAAAGTAGTGGATGTCGACCTGACGCGTTATCTGCTGATGACGCGCCCCCTGTTTGAAGAGAGCAACGGTGTGGAGCTCAGCGACCAGGATTACCTTGATTACGAAGATCGGTTCAACGTGATTTTCTACCTTACCCCGATGGGAAAGCTGGAGGCGCTGAACATTAACGGATGGATTATCAGACTGAACGATGCACAACTGTAA
- a CDS encoding OmpA family protein, protein MKEKIRSTRLRMCFRKMPPTVCFLTLFALCFGALSVRAADPSGRVALTAVRMQRAGGQVYVSFAVKIAPRAVRARHRWVITPCLGNASDSVLLGPFVVTGRIMARKENQRRLLAGLPDRDVNHRWTARNGDTFLYTDTLRYAPWMENGLNLRLDIDREGCCRVQTVGSIVSSGAFPVALPYRPSVSELTPRVSRTVAEHADDYPFLCEAGSRPLHESGIGIRFRAASAVVDTLYSANAGNLRRITEAIGLLRADSCAFLQGISISGYASPEGTTELNRKLSAKRAEALRHALSVRMNLPVSLFELNAGGVDWDRLAELVNGSDMTYKEEVLAILRSHPEEERNDRLKALAGGRPYRSVLDVLYPQLRDACYIRVQYANRPDSVADTVNRAIEAIRGRKYEEAFRLLKTVEADERSWNVRGVCHLLCGDDKEAGLWLHRAVKAGNREAEENLKKMNAERRAATIGITQ, encoded by the coding sequence ATGAAAGAGAAGATACGATCGACCCGTTTAAGAATGTGCTTTCGGAAGATGCCGCCGACAGTCTGCTTCCTGACGCTCTTTGCGCTGTGCTTCGGTGCGCTGTCTGTCCGTGCGGCAGATCCGTCCGGAAGAGTAGCCCTTACCGCCGTCCGAATGCAGCGTGCGGGTGGACAGGTATATGTCTCGTTTGCCGTAAAGATAGCCCCCCGTGCAGTGCGTGCCCGTCACCGCTGGGTGATTACCCCTTGTCTGGGCAACGCCTCGGATAGTGTGTTGCTTGGCCCGTTTGTGGTGACGGGACGCATCATGGCGCGCAAGGAAAATCAGCGGCGCCTATTGGCCGGCCTTCCGGACCGTGACGTCAATCATCGGTGGACCGCCCGCAATGGAGACACCTTCTTGTATACCGATACGTTGCGCTATGCCCCGTGGATGGAGAATGGCTTGAACCTGCGGCTCGACATCGACCGGGAAGGTTGCTGCCGGGTACAGACAGTGGGAAGCATCGTCTCCTCCGGCGCTTTTCCGGTGGCTTTGCCCTATCGTCCGTCGGTTAGTGAGCTCACTCCGAGGGTGAGCCGGACGGTGGCGGAACATGCGGATGACTATCCGTTCCTGTGCGAGGCAGGCAGCCGCCCCCTGCATGAAAGCGGCATCGGTATTCGCTTCCGTGCGGCATCGGCAGTGGTGGATACGCTGTATTCCGCCAATGCCGGAAACCTGCGCCGGATAACGGAAGCCATCGGGTTGCTGCGTGCGGACAGTTGCGCATTCCTGCAAGGTATCTCGATCAGCGGATATGCTTCGCCCGAGGGCACGACGGAACTGAACCGGAAATTATCGGCGAAACGTGCCGAAGCTCTGCGGCATGCTCTCTCGGTGCGCATGAACCTGCCTGTATCGTTGTTTGAACTGAATGCCGGAGGAGTAGACTGGGACAGGCTGGCCGAACTGGTGAATGGGAGTGACATGACATATAAGGAGGAAGTGCTCGCTATTCTCCGCAGTCATCCGGAGGAAGAGCGGAATGACAGGCTGAAAGCCTTGGCGGGCGGGCGTCCGTATCGTTCGGTGCTGGATGTGCTCTATCCGCAGTTGCGCGATGCCTGCTACATCCGTGTGCAGTATGCCAACCGCCCTGACAGCGTGGCGGATACGGTGAACCGTGCGATAGAAGCCATTCGGGGGCGGAAGTATGAAGAGGCATTCCGGTTGCTGAAGACGGTGGAGGCGGACGAACGCTCGTGGAATGTACGGGGAGTCTGCCATCTGTTGTGCGGAGACGACAAGGAAGCCGGGCTATGGCTGCATAGAGCGGTGAAAGCCGGAAACCGGGAAGCGGAAGAAAACCTTAAAAAGATGAATGCGGAACGACGGGCCGCTACCATCGGTATAACGCAATAA
- a CDS encoding DUF3575 domain-containing protein codes for MKKQLFILLLLVSGNVLAQRAAVKTNLLHDAATAPSLAAEWAFASRWTLDVAGSACPWNFADNRKWKFWMTQGEARYWLCQSFYGHFLGVHAGGGEYNLSRVHLPFVSRSASYRYEGWALMAGFSYGYSWVLGKRWNLEATIGAGWVHAQYKRFNCPVCGEYRGANKKNFLAPTRAGISLIYMLK; via the coding sequence ATGAAAAAACAACTATTCATATTGCTTTTGCTTGTTTCGGGCAATGTACTGGCGCAACGGGCAGCGGTTAAAACCAATTTGCTGCACGATGCAGCGACGGCACCTTCGCTTGCTGCCGAGTGGGCGTTTGCCTCCCGCTGGACACTCGATGTTGCGGGAAGCGCCTGTCCGTGGAACTTTGCGGACAACCGGAAGTGGAAATTCTGGATGACGCAGGGTGAGGCACGCTATTGGCTTTGTCAGTCATTCTACGGACACTTTCTGGGTGTGCATGCCGGTGGGGGAGAATACAACCTGAGCCGGGTGCATCTTCCTTTTGTTTCCCGTTCGGCTTCTTACCGCTACGAGGGGTGGGCGCTGATGGCGGGGTTTTCATACGGTTACTCGTGGGTGCTCGGCAAACGCTGGAATCTGGAGGCTACCATAGGTGCAGGGTGGGTGCATGCCCAATACAAACGTTTTAATTGTCCGGTCTGTGGTGAATATCGGGGAGCGAACAAGAAAAATTTTCTGGCGCCGACCCGTGCGGGCATCAGTCTGATTTATATGTTAAAATAA
- a CDS encoding helix-turn-helix domain-containing protein codes for MLTPLTLTAISVLRHISSHETGNLQDLECGCKPLDELLGQLESAGLIRVRTDQSGSGIPKTYELTRPLFRISLLDLMEAVDQHLNCNQPDCEKMYARYHYAAHKLGIVNQMTRAYLSEIPLTDL; via the coding sequence ATGCTTACGCCGTTAACTTTGACAGCCATATCTGTCTTACGTCATATTTCCTCTCACGAAACAGGAAATCTCCAGGATTTGGAATGTGGTTGTAAGCCTCTTGACGAACTCCTGGGTCAACTGGAATCCGCGGGGTTGATACGTGTCAGGACAGACCAATCCGGCAGTGGCATTCCGAAAACCTATGAACTGACCCGCCCTCTTTTCCGTATCTCCCTGCTCGATTTGATGGAAGCCGTGGACCAGCATCTGAACTGTAATCAACCGGATTGTGAGAAAATGTATGCACGTTATCATTATGCCGCCCATAAGCTGGGCATTGTCAACCAGATGACCCGTGCCTATCTGTCGGAGATACCTCTGACAGATTTATAG
- a CDS encoding Tsr25 family tyrosine-type DNA invertase: MNKMNETLTVFMISEIERLREEGREPARRIYHNMLRTLRESAGKEEIGFEEVTPVFLGKYEHWLLGKRLSWNTVSTYMRALRAGYNRGMKGRPGYVTGLFDKVYTGTRSDVKRAVDARTVGRMIRMSGCPDESASAKAVDWFVLMFMLRGIPFVDLAHLRRSNLDKGVLTYCRHKTGQEVSISVPREAMEIINRRMVENCHPSYLLPILGQPRTRKRHTKKALTPYQEYQYALRNLNRRLERVSVDLRLGGRLSSYTARHTWATIAFHQETPVGVISRGLGHSSVKVTETYLKPFGDREVDRTNRKILNYVLNAV, translated from the coding sequence ATGAATAAGATGAATGAAACATTAACAGTATTTATGATTTCGGAGATTGAAAGGCTCCGTGAAGAGGGACGTGAACCGGCCCGGCGTATCTACCATAATATGCTGCGTACGCTCAGGGAGAGTGCAGGAAAAGAGGAGATCGGATTTGAAGAGGTGACTCCGGTGTTTCTGGGCAAGTATGAACATTGGCTGCTGGGCAAGCGGTTGAGCTGGAACACGGTATCGACTTATATGCGTGCCCTGCGTGCGGGCTACAACCGGGGGATGAAGGGGCGTCCGGGATATGTCACCGGGCTTTTCGATAAGGTATATACCGGTACGCGCTCCGACGTGAAGCGTGCCGTGGATGCCCGCACGGTGGGGCGTATGATCCGCATGTCGGGGTGTCCGGATGAATCGGCCTCGGCGAAGGCTGTGGACTGGTTTGTACTGATGTTTATGCTGCGGGGCATCCCGTTTGTCGATCTGGCACACTTGCGCAGGAGCAATCTTGATAAGGGGGTGTTAACCTACTGCCGGCATAAAACGGGGCAGGAGGTCAGCATTAGCGTGCCCCGTGAGGCGATGGAAATTATCAATAGGAGGATGGTTGAGAACTGCCATCCGAGTTATCTGTTGCCTATTTTGGGGCAGCCCCGCACCCGAAAGCGGCATACAAAGAAGGCATTGACTCCTTATCAGGAGTACCAATATGCGTTGCGTAACCTGAACCGCCGGTTGGAACGGGTGTCGGTGGATTTGAGATTGGGCGGCAGGCTCAGTTCATACACTGCGCGCCACACGTGGGCCACGATTGCCTTTCATCAGGAGACACCCGTGGGAGTGATCAGCCGTGGACTGGGACACTCTTCGGTAAAAGTTACGGAAACTTACCTGAAACCTTTCGGGGATAGGGAAGTAGATCGGACAAACAGGAAGATACTCAACTATGTGCTGAATGCGGTTTAA
- a CDS encoding ATP-binding protein, whose product MDTPINAPLRKLPIGIQSFEKLRSENFLYVDKTALIYRLAQAGNPCFLSRPRRFGKSLLLSSFEAYFQGKKELFRGLAIEKLEKEWLQYPVLHLSLNAEKYDSREGLIDILERQLRQWEELYRTGGEGITHSGRFMTVIRRACEQTGRRVVVLIDEYDKPLLRSFDSQELQHDFRETLTAFYTVLKDADPWLQFVFITGVTKFAQMGIFSNLNQLNDISFDLDYNTLCGMTRAEIEATFSPELEALAVKSNATCRQVMDRLTRQYDGYRFTKDEEFTSMYNPFSVLSALQKRSYGNYWFASGTPTFLVEMLQKTDFDLREMEGIEVNEASLSDDRADINNPIPMIYQSGYLTIKDYDERFRMYTLGFPNEEVKYGFLNFVSPFYTPIAQTDTSFYIGKFIRELESGDVDAFLTRLRCFFAGIPYDLNDRTERHYQTVFYLVFQLMGQFTETEVRSARGRADAVVKTPDYIYVFEFKLNDSAEAALRQIDEKGYLLPYQADGRKVVKVGVAFEKEERNIGEWMIGG is encoded by the coding sequence ATGGATACACCGATCAATGCCCCGCTTAGAAAACTCCCGATAGGGATACAGAGTTTTGAGAAACTGCGCTCCGAAAATTTCCTTTATGTAGATAAGACCGCATTGATTTATCGGCTGGCTCAAGCAGGCAATCCCTGTTTCCTGAGCCGTCCCCGCCGCTTTGGCAAAAGCCTGTTGCTTTCTTCTTTCGAGGCGTACTTTCAAGGTAAGAAGGAACTCTTCCGCGGATTGGCTATCGAGAAATTGGAAAAAGAGTGGCTACAATATCCCGTGCTGCATCTCAGCCTCAATGCGGAGAAGTATGACAGTCGTGAGGGGCTGATCGATATACTTGAGCGGCAGTTGCGGCAGTGGGAAGAGTTATACCGGACGGGAGGGGAAGGTATTACGCACTCCGGACGTTTCATGACCGTCATCCGGCGCGCCTGCGAACAGACGGGGCGCCGCGTGGTGGTGCTTATCGACGAATATGACAAACCCTTGCTGCGTTCGTTCGACAGTCAGGAGTTGCAACACGACTTCAGGGAGACGCTGACCGCTTTCTATACTGTGCTCAAAGATGCCGACCCCTGGTTGCAGTTCGTCTTCATCACCGGAGTGACCAAGTTCGCGCAAATGGGTATTTTCAGTAATCTGAACCAACTGAACGATATCAGTTTCGACCTCGACTATAACACCCTTTGCGGCATGACCCGTGCGGAGATAGAAGCTACCTTCTCTCCGGAATTGGAAGCCCTGGCAGTGAAAAGTAATGCGACCTGCCGGCAGGTGATGGACCGGCTGACTCGCCAATATGACGGATACCGGTTCACCAAAGACGAGGAATTCACCTCCATGTACAATCCCTTCAGCGTGTTGAGTGCCTTGCAGAAGCGTTCGTATGGCAATTACTGGTTTGCCAGCGGCACGCCCACCTTCCTGGTGGAGATGCTGCAGAAGACCGATTTCGACTTGAGGGAGATGGAGGGTATTGAGGTGAATGAGGCTTCGCTGAGCGACGACCGCGCGGATATAAACAATCCGATACCCATGATTTATCAAAGTGGATATCTGACGATTAAGGACTACGACGAGCGCTTCCGGATGTACACGCTGGGGTTCCCCAACGAGGAGGTGAAATATGGTTTCCTCAACTTCGTCAGTCCCTTCTACACTCCTATAGCCCAGACAGACACCTCGTTCTATATCGGCAAGTTCATCCGCGAGTTGGAGAGCGGTGATGTGGACGCTTTCCTCACGCGCCTGCGCTGCTTCTTTGCCGGTATCCCCTACGATCTGAACGACCGCACGGAGCGGCATTATCAGACGGTGTTCTACCTCGTCTTCCAGCTTATGGGGCAGTTTACGGAGACGGAGGTCCGGAGTGCCCGGGGGCGTGCCGATGCGGTGGTGAAGACACCGGACTACATCTACGTGTTTGAGTTCAAGCTGAACGACAGTGCCGAGGCTGCCTTGAGGCAGATTGATGAAAAGGGATATCTGCTGCCCTATCAGGCGGACGGACGGAAAGTAGTGAAGGTGGGTGTAGCCTTCGAGAAGGAGGAACGGAATATTGGAGAGTGGATGATAGGAGGATGA
- a CDS encoding Rpn family recombination-promoting nuclease/putative transposase — translation MMEQKDRYIRFDWAVKRLLRNKANFGVLEGFLTVLLGEPIRIVEILESEGNQLNETDKFNRVDIKARNSKDEIIIVEVQNTREIYYLERILFGVAKAITEHIELGQLYSEVKKVYSISILYFDIGRGTDYLYHGQNSFVGVHTGDLLEVSTKEKNAIVRKLPAEIFPEYFLIRVNEFNKVAVTPLEEWIEYLKTGVIHPDTKAPGLEEARRKLVYYNMNKAEQLAYDEHINAIMIQNDVLSTAAMEGRQEGLAEGRQEGLAEGRMEEKQANARRMKALNLPVETICQVTGLSAGEIENL, via the coding sequence ATGATGGAACAGAAAGACAGGTATATTCGTTTTGATTGGGCGGTGAAGCGCCTGTTGCGTAACAAGGCCAATTTCGGCGTGTTGGAGGGTTTTCTCACCGTTTTGCTGGGTGAGCCCATCCGTATCGTCGAGATTCTGGAGAGTGAAGGCAATCAGTTGAATGAAACGGATAAATTCAACCGTGTCGACATAAAGGCGCGTAACAGCAAAGACGAGATCATCATTGTGGAGGTTCAGAATACCCGTGAGATTTATTATCTGGAACGTATTCTTTTCGGTGTTGCCAAGGCGATCACGGAACATATCGAGTTGGGTCAGCTCTACTCTGAGGTTAAGAAGGTGTATTCCATCAGTATCCTCTACTTTGATATCGGTCGTGGTACTGATTACCTTTACCACGGTCAGAACTCTTTCGTGGGTGTCCACACGGGCGACCTTCTGGAGGTGAGCACCAAAGAGAAGAACGCCATCGTCCGTAAATTGCCTGCCGAGATCTTTCCTGAGTATTTCCTTATTCGTGTGAACGAGTTCAACAAAGTGGCTGTCACGCCCCTTGAGGAGTGGATTGAATATCTCAAGACAGGTGTGATCCATCCCGACACCAAGGCTCCGGGACTGGAGGAAGCGCGTCGTAAACTTGTCTATTATAACATGAATAAGGCAGAACAATTGGCTTATGATGAACATATCAATGCGATTATGATTCAGAATGATGTATTGAGTACGGCAGCTATGGAAGGCCGCCAGGAGGGTCTTGCCGAAGGTCGCCAGGAGGGGCTTGCCGAAGGTCGTATGGAAGAGAAGCAGGCGAATGCCCGAAGGATGAAGGCATTGAACCTGCCGGTCGAAACCATCTGCCAGGTGACAGGATTGTCCGCCGGAGAGATAGAGAACTTGTAA
- a CDS encoding ferritin, giving the protein MISEKLQNAINEQISAEMWSSNLYLSMSFYFEREGFSGFAHWMKKQSQEEMGHAYAMADYIIKRGGIAKVDKIDVVPTGWGTPLEVFEHVFEHERHVSKLVDALVDIAAAEKDKATQDFLWGFVREQVEEEATAQGIVDKIKRAGDAGIFFIDSQLGQR; this is encoded by the coding sequence ATGATTTCAGAAAAATTACAGAATGCAATTAACGAGCAGATTTCAGCCGAGATGTGGTCTTCTAATCTGTATTTGTCTATGTCTTTCTATTTTGAAAGAGAAGGTTTCAGCGGTTTTGCACACTGGATGAAGAAGCAGTCTCAGGAAGAGATGGGGCATGCTTATGCCATGGCCGATTATATTATCAAACGCGGCGGTATAGCCAAAGTAGATAAGATTGACGTTGTTCCCACCGGTTGGGGTACTCCTCTTGAAGTGTTTGAGCACGTCTTTGAGCACGAACGCCATGTTTCTAAACTGGTAGATGCCTTGGTTGACATTGCCGCAGCCGAAAAAGATAAAGCGACTCAGGATTTCCTTTGGGGATTCGTTCGCGAACAAGTAGAAGAAGAAGCCACCGCTCAAGGGATTGTCGATAAGATTAAGAGAGCCGGTGATGCCGGTATCTTCTTTATCGATTCTCAGCTCGGTCAGAGATAA
- the lysA gene encoding diaminopimelate decarboxylase, translating to MKTVFPIHKFRELPTPFYYYDTKVLRDTLACVNREVARYDNFSVHYAVKANANPKVLTIIRESGLGADCVSGGEIRAAIKAGFPAGKIVFAGVGKADWEIDLGLDYDIFCFNVESVPELEVINELAAAKGKVANVAFRINPNVGAHTHANITTGLAENKFGISMHDMDKVIDVALELKHVKFIGLHFHIGSQILDMGDFIALCNRVNELQDKLEARHILVEHINVGGGLGIDYDHPNRQPIPDFADYFRTYDEHLKLRPHQTLHFELGRAITGQCGSLISKVLYVKQGTNKQFAILDAGMTDLIRPALYQAHHKMENLTSQDPVVETYDVVGPICESSDVFGKAVDLNKVKRGDLIALRSAGAYGEIMASGYNCRELPKGYISEELV from the coding sequence ATGAAAACTGTATTCCCCATTCATAAATTTCGCGAGTTGCCGACTCCTTTCTATTATTATGATACGAAAGTGCTTCGCGACACGCTGGCGTGCGTCAACCGTGAGGTGGCACGTTACGACAATTTCAGTGTACACTATGCCGTCAAGGCCAATGCCAATCCTAAGGTACTGACCATCATCCGCGAAAGTGGACTGGGTGCCGATTGTGTCAGCGGAGGCGAAATCCGCGCTGCCATCAAGGCCGGTTTCCCTGCCGGGAAGATCGTTTTTGCCGGAGTCGGTAAGGCTGATTGGGAAATCGACCTGGGACTCGATTACGATATTTTCTGTTTCAATGTCGAGTCGGTGCCTGAGTTGGAAGTCATCAACGAGCTGGCTGCCGCCAAAGGTAAAGTTGCCAATGTAGCTTTCCGCATCAATCCCAATGTAGGTGCGCATACCCATGCCAATATCACTACCGGATTGGCCGAAAACAAATTCGGTATCAGCATGCACGATATGGATAAGGTGATCGACGTGGCTTTGGAGCTGAAGCATGTGAAGTTCATCGGTCTTCATTTCCACATCGGTTCTCAGATTCTCGATATGGGCGATTTCATAGCGCTATGCAACCGTGTCAACGAATTGCAGGATAAGCTCGAAGCCCGTCACATCCTTGTGGAGCATATCAACGTAGGCGGTGGGCTGGGCATCGATTATGATCACCCCAACCGTCAGCCTATTCCGGATTTTGCCGACTATTTCCGTACATACGACGAGCACCTGAAGCTTCGTCCGCATCAGACTTTGCATTTTGAGCTGGGACGTGCCATCACGGGACAATGCGGTTCGCTGATTTCAAAAGTACTTTATGTCAAGCAAGGTACCAACAAGCAATTTGCCATCCTCGATGCGGGCATGACCGATTTGATTCGTCCCGCCCTCTATCAGGCACATCACAAGATGGAGAACCTTACTTCCCAAGATCCTGTGGTCGAAACTTATGACGTGGTGGGCCCCATCTGTGAGTCGTCCGATGTATTCGGCAAGGCTGTCGATCTGAATAAGGTGAAGCGTGGCGATCTGATAGCCCTTCGTTCTGCCGGTGCTTATGGCGAGATTATGGCTTCAGGTTATAACTGCCGTGAACTGCCGAAAGGGTACATCTCAGAGGAGTTGGTGTAA
- a CDS encoding aspartate kinase produces the protein MKVLKFGGTSVGSAQRMKEVAKLITDGERKIVVLSAMSGTTNTLVEISDYLYKKNPEGANEIINKLEAKYKQHVDELYATEEYKQKGLEVIKSHFDYIRSYTKDLFTLFEEKVVLAQGELISTAMVNYYLQECGVKSVLLPALEYMRTDKNAEPDPVYIKDKLQAQLDLYPDAEIYITQGFICRNAYGEIDNLQRGGSDYTASLVGAAIHASEIQIWTDIDGMHNNDPRIVDKTAPVRQLHFEEAAELAYFGAKILHPTCIQPAKYANIPVRLLNTMDPHAPGTLISNDTEKGKIKAVAAKGNITAIKIKSSRMLLAHGFLRKVFEIFESYQTSIDMICTSEVGVSVSVDNTKHLNEILDDLKKYGTVTVDKDMCIICVVGDLEWENVGFEAKALDAMRDIPVRMISFGGSNYNISFLIRECDKKVALQSLSDMLFNGK, from the coding sequence ATGAAAGTTTTAAAGTTTGGAGGAACTTCCGTAGGTTCTGCACAGCGGATGAAGGAAGTGGCCAAATTGATTACCGATGGTGAAAGAAAGATTGTTGTCCTCTCGGCTATGTCGGGCACAACAAACACATTGGTGGAGATTTCCGACTATCTGTACAAGAAGAATCCGGAAGGTGCCAACGAGATTATCAATAAGCTGGAGGCTAAATATAAACAGCATGTTGACGAACTTTACGCTACTGAGGAGTATAAACAGAAAGGCCTGGAGGTCATAAAATCTCATTTCGACTACATCCGTTCATACACCAAAGACCTCTTTACATTGTTCGAAGAGAAAGTGGTGCTGGCACAGGGCGAGCTGATCTCCACCGCTATGGTCAACTACTACTTGCAGGAGTGCGGTGTGAAGTCCGTGTTGCTTCCGGCTTTGGAATATATGCGTACTGATAAGAATGCGGAACCCGATCCTGTTTATATTAAGGATAAACTTCAGGCACAATTGGATCTCTATCCGGATGCTGAAATTTATATCACTCAGGGATTCATCTGCCGCAATGCTTATGGCGAGATTGATAACTTGCAGCGTGGCGGAAGCGACTATACCGCTTCATTGGTCGGTGCTGCCATTCACGCTTCCGAAATTCAGATCTGGACGGATATCGACGGTATGCACAATAACGACCCGCGCATTGTCGACAAAACGGCCCCGGTGCGTCAGCTGCACTTTGAAGAGGCTGCCGAGTTGGCTTATTTCGGTGCCAAGATTCTACACCCGACTTGTATCCAGCCGGCTAAGTATGCCAACATACCGGTTCGCCTGCTGAACACGATGGATCCGCATGCCCCGGGTACATTGATTTCCAATGATACCGAAAAGGGCAAGATCAAGGCTGTTGCGGCTAAGGGTAATATTACTGCCATTAAGATTAAATCGAGCCGCATGTTGCTGGCACACGGTTTCCTCCGCAAGGTATTCGAAATCTTCGAGAGTTACCAGACTTCCATCGATATGATCTGTACATCTGAGGTAGGAGTTTCCGTATCTGTCGATAACACCAAGCATCTCAACGAAATCCTGGATGACCTGAAGAAGTACGGAACCGTTACCGTCGACAAGGATATGTGTATCATCTGTGTCGTGGGTGACTTGGAATGGGAGAATGTAGGTTTCGAAGCCAAAGCGCTCGATGCCATGCGTGACATCCCCGTGCGTATGATTTCGTTTGGCGGTAGCAACTATAATATCTCCTTCCTGATTCGTGAGTGCGACAAGAAGGTGGCTTTACAGTCGCTCAGCGACATGTTGTTCAACGGCAAATAG
- a CDS encoding cell division ATP-binding protein FtsE codes for MDETLIHYTDVEIHQQELCVLSEVNLQLHKGEFVYLVGKVGSGKTSLLKTLYGELDVTAGEAEVLGYRMTSIKRKHIPQLRRKLGIVFQDFQLLTDRTVNDNLEFVLRATGWKNKQEIKERIAEVLNLVGMENKGYKLPNELSGGEQQRIVIARAMLNSPEIILADEPTGNLDVETGKAIVELLHNICQAGSLVVMTTHNLQLVAEYPGQVYRCAEHRIVNVTDEFVKKENN; via the coding sequence ATGGACGAAACACTGATTCACTATACCGATGTAGAGATACATCAGCAGGAACTCTGTGTGCTGAGCGAAGTTAATTTGCAACTGCACAAGGGGGAGTTCGTTTATTTGGTGGGTAAAGTGGGCTCCGGCAAGACCAGCCTGCTCAAAACCCTCTATGGCGAGCTCGATGTGACTGCCGGTGAGGCCGAAGTGCTCGGTTATCGGATGACATCCATCAAGCGCAAGCACATTCCGCAGTTGCGGCGCAAGCTGGGCATTGTTTTTCAGGATTTCCAACTGCTCACCGATCGTACGGTGAACGATAATCTGGAGTTTGTGCTTCGTGCCACCGGATGGAAGAATAAACAGGAAATCAAGGAACGCATAGCCGAAGTACTCAACCTTGTCGGGATGGAGAATAAGGGCTATAAACTGCCAAACGAGCTTTCGGGCGGTGAGCAGCAGCGCATCGTGATAGCGCGTGCCATGCTCAACTCTCCGGAGATTATCCTGGCGGACGAACCTACCGGAAACCTCGATGTAGAGACCGGAAAAGCCATTGTAGAGTTGTTGCATAACATCTGTCAGGCCGGATCGCTGGTAGTGATGACCACTCACAACCTCCAGTTGGTAGCCGAATATCCCGGACAGGTATACCGGTGCGCCGAACATCGCATTGTCAATGTGACGGACGAATTTGTGAAGAAAGAAAATAATTAA